In Sphingomonas sp. LT1P40, the DNA window GCAACATCATTTAGAGGCATGGGGCCCACTCCAAATTAGATTTTGAAATGGCCCCCAACTTGGCCCCCAAATACGCCCGACTGTGGGCGAACGGCGGCGGACGGCAGCGACCAGATTCATCGCAGATTTCCGGGGCTTTTTCAACTGTGGCGGATCACCGCGCACAGGTAAATGGTGCCCAGAAGAGGACTCGAACCTCCACGACCTTGCGATCGCCAGCACCTGAAGCTGGTGCGTCTACCAATTCCGCCATCTGGGCACGGGGTAGGCGGCGGCCTTTAGGGGGCGGCTGGTTGCGTTGTCAACCGGCACTTCGCGCGACACTTCAGATGGTTGCCCTTTGGCGCGGCGCGGGGCATTGGAGGGCGCGGGTTCGAACACCGGATTTTATACAGAGGGCGCGATGAAGGACAGGCTGGTGACGTTGATCGGCGGCGGCGGGTTCGTCGGGCGCTATGTCGCACAGGCGCTGCTGAAAGCGGGCGCGCGCGTTCGCATTGCCCAGCGCGATCCTCGCAGCGCGCTGTTTCTGAAACCGCAGGGCGGCCTTGGCCAGACGCAGTTCGTCGCGGTCGATGTGCGTCGCCCCGAATCGCTCGCCCGCTCGCTGGCGGGCTCGGACGCCGTCGTAAACCTGGTCGGCGTGTTCGGCAGTGCGATGCGCGACGTCAACGCGATCGGTGCGGGCAATGTCGCAAAGGCGGCGGCCGCCGCCGGTGCCACTGCGTTCGTGCAGGTTTCCGCGATCGGCGCGGATGAGGAATCGCCGTCCGCCTATGGCCGGTCGAAGGGCGAGGGCGAACGCCTCGTCCGCGCCGCCTTTCCCGCCGCCACGATTCTGCGCCCCTCGCTGATCTTCGGGCAGGAGGATGCGTTCGTGAACCGCTTCGCCGCGCTCGCCGCGATGCTGCCGGTGGTTCCGGTGCTGCGCGGCGGCACGCGGATCCAGCCGGTGTGGGTCGCCGATGTCGCCGCGGCGATCGTCAAGGCAGTGAGCGAACCCCTGACGTTCGGTAGCAAGACGCTCGAACTCGGCGGGCCGGAGGTGTTGAGCTTCACCGCCTTCCACCGCTGGCTGGTCAGCGCGATCGGCGCGGACAAGCCGGTGGTGGAGCTGCCCGATGTCGTTGGCGCGGGGATGGCCGCACTCGGATTTCTGCCGGGTGCGCCGATCACAAAGGATCAGTGGCTGATGCTGCAACAGGATAATGTCGCGTCGGGGGACGGCTTCGCGGCGCTCGGCATCGTCCCCGCCCCGCTCGGCGCAGTCGCTCCGGCCTGGCTGGTGCAGTATCGCAAGCACGGGCGCTTTACCGGCACGCGTCAGGCTGCCTGATCCCATCCTTGCCGATATCGCCCGATACCGCACCCGTTCGTGTGCGCCCCTTGACCTGACTTTGCTCTGGAGACTGCCCCGTGGGTGATCTGATTACCGCGATTCTGCTGGGGATTGTCGAGGGGATCACCGAGTTCCTGCCGGTTTCGTCGACCGGCCACCTGATCCTCGCTACCGAATTGCTGGGCTATGCCGCCGAGAAATGGGCGGTGTTCAACATCGCGATTCAGCCTGGCGCGATCCTGGCGATCGTGCTGATCTACTGGCGCACCTTCTGGAACGCCTTTACCGGCCTGTTCCGCTGGGACCCCGAATCGGTGGCGTTCGTGCGCAATTTGCTGATCGCGTTCATCCCCGCCGTCGTGCTCGGCCTCGCATTCGGGGACCATATCGAACTGCTGCTCGAAAACGCGGTGGTCGTCGCCTGGGCGTTGATCGCCGGGGGTATCGCCATCTTGGTGGTCGAGAAGCTGGCGAAGACAACCGATGCCGGTGGCGTGGCGAATGTCACCTTCAAGACATCGGCATGGATCGGCGTGATCCAGTGTCTGGCGATGATCCCGGGGGTCAGCCGGTCGGGCGCGACGATCCTGGGCGCGATGGCGATGGGCGTCGATCGCAAGACTGCGGCGGAGTTCAGCTTCTTCCTCGCACTGCCGACGCTGACCGGCGCGACCGTGCTGCAATTGTTCAAGCATCGCGCCGAACTGACCGCCGACGATTTCGGGCTTATCGGGGTCGGCATGCTGGTTTCATTCGTGGTCGCGTGGATCGTGGTGAAGGCGTTTCTCGCCGTGGTGACGCGCTACGGCTTTGCGCCCTTTGCTTGGTATCGCATCGTCGCCGGGACCGCCGCACTGATCTGGCTTACATACAGATAAGGCCGAATCGGTTCTTTATTGTAATGAAATTGCGCAGACACGGTATCTATTCCGATAATCATCTCCAGATAGGTAAGTAAAGCTTACCTATATCGTGTTTTCCGCGTGACTCGCCTCGCAAAATCTGCCAACCGCGCCGCATGGCAAAAGAGGTCATGCTCCAATTCGTCGATCGTGCGCAGGCGTTCCCGCTCAAGCGCGACCCCCAGCTACGCGCAGAGGATTTCCGCGAGATCGCGGAACGCTATGCGCCGCCCACTGCGGAGGAACAGGCCGGACGCTGCTCGCAATGCGGCGTCCCCTATTGCTCGGTCCATTGCCCGCTGCACAACCACATCCCGGACTGGCTGCGCCTGACCGCCGAGGGGCGTCTGCGTGAGGCCTATGAGCTGAGCAATGCGACCTCGACCATGCCCGAAATTTGCGGCCGCATCTGTCCGCAGGACCGGCTGTGCGAGGGCAATTGCGTCATCGAGGCATCCGGCCACGGCACGGTCACCATCGGGTCGGTCGAGAAGTTTATCACCGACACGGCCTGGGAAAATGGCTGGGTCGAACCGCTCGTCCCCGGTCGCGCGCGCGGCCAGTCGGTCGGCGTGATCGGCGCGGGTCCGGCGGGCCTTACCGCCGCTGAATATCTGCGCGTGCTGGGGTATGAGGCCCATATCTACGACCGCCACGACCGGCCCGGCGGCCTGCTCACTTACGGCATCCCCGGCTTCAAACTGGAGAAGGACGTCGTCACCCGCCGCACCGATCGGCTGGCAGACGGCGGTATCGTCTTTCACAACGGGTTCGAGGTCGGACGCGACGCCACACTAGCCGAGCTCCGCCAGCGCCACGACGCGATCCTGATCGCCACCGGGGTTTACAAGGCTCGCGCGATCCGCGCACCCGGCGTGGGTGCGAACGGCGTGGTCGAGGCGCTCGATTACCTGATCGCGTCCAACCGCAAGGGCTTTGGCGACGCCGTCCCCGCCTATGACGACGGCTCGCTGAATGCCGAAGGCAAGCATGTCGTCGTCATCGGCGGCGGCGATACCGCGATGGATTGCGTCCGCACCGCAATGCGCCAAGGCGCGGCATCGGTAAAGTGTCTCTACCGCCGCGACCGTGCCAACATGCCGGGGTCACAGCGCGAGACCAAGAATGCCGAGGAGGAAGGCGTCGAGTTCGTCTGGCTCTCCGCCCCCGAAGCATTCGAGGGCGGCGACACGGTGACCAGCGTCAAGGCCACCGGCATGCGTCTCGGCGCCCCCGACGCCTCTGGCCGACGCGCACCCGAACCCGATCCGGGTGCAGGCTTCGACGTCCCCGCCGATCTGGTCATCAAGGCGCTGGGCTTCGATGCCGAGGACTTGCCCGCCCTGTTCGCCGAGCCGCAGCTGGGCGTCACCCGCTGGGGCACGATCCGCACCGACGCGCGCACGATGATGTCCAACCTCGACGGCGTGTTCGCAGCGGGCGACATCGTCAAGGGCGCGAGCCTGGTGGTCCAAGCGATCCGCGACGGCCGCGATGTCAGCGAACGCATGCACAACTGGCTGAAGGCACAGGCGACCGCCCCTGCAGCCAAGGCGCGGGAAGCGGCATGATCCGCGCCGCCATCGCCGCCGCGTCGCTCGCGCTCGCCGCCCCCGCTTTCGCGCAGGGCGATCCCGCCGCGATCGCCGCTGCCGAACGACTGGTCGAGGCAATGGGCGTCGGCCAGCAGTTCGATCAGATGTTCGCCATGATGGCTCCGATGATGGCCAAAAACGCGATGGCACAGCTTGAGGCGGGACAGGCCAGCCGCCCGTTCTTCGAGGAGCTGGTCAAGGGCGACTATGCCCGCAAACAGCGCATGGAAGCGATCCTGGCGGAGGAATATCTGTCCGCCATGCGTGCCCAGACGCCGCGCATGAAGCGCGAATATGCCCGCGAATATGCCGGCGTGTTCACCGCCGCCGAACTCGATCAGCTCGCCGCCTTCTTCAGCCAGGGTACGGGGGCGAAGTTCATCGCCGAGACCGCCGGTCTCCAGACCAAATTGGGTCAGGTCGGCCAGCGCATCGGACTCGAAGTCGGCATGGTCGCCACCCCCAAGGCACTGGAACGCGCCAAGAGCGAACTCGACGCGGAGACGAAGAAGTGACGCCAGAAATCGTACCCGCCCCCTACGCTGACCAGCGTGAGCGTTTGGCTGTCGAGGGCATGTACCGCCCCGAATTCGAATCCGACGCGTGCGGTGTCGGCATGGTCGCGGCGATCGATGGCCAGCCCTCGCGCCGCGTCGTGCAGTCGGCGATCGATGCGCTGAAGGCCGTGTGGCATCGCGGCGCGGTCGATGCAGACGGCAAGACCGGCGACGGCGCTGGCCTGCACGTGGACCTGCCGCTACGCTTCTTCGACGACGCCGTCCTCGCGTCCGGCCATCGCGTGCTGCCCAACCGCCTCGCGGTCGGCATGATCTTCCTGCCCCGAACCGATCTCGGCGCGCAGGAGGCGTGCCGCACGATCGTCGAAAGCGCGATCATCGAGGCGGGTTACACCATCTATGGCTGGCGTCAGGTACCGGTCGATGTCTCCGTCATCGGGCAAAAGGCACAGGCGACGCGTCCGGAGATCGAGCAGATCATGATCGCCGGACCGCTGCCCGAGGATGCCAGCGCCGCCGAGTTCGAGAAGAACCTGTATCTCGTCCGCCGCCGCATCGAAAAGCGCATCATCGCCGCGCAGATCAGCGGCTTCTATGTGTGCTCGCTGTCGTGCCGTTCGGTCATCTACAAGGGCCTGTTTCTCGCGGAATCGCTGTCCGAATTCTACCCCGACCTGAAGGACGAACGCTTCGTCAGCCGCGTTGCGATCTTTCATCAGCGTTATTCGACCAACACATTCCCGCAATGGTGGCTGGCGCAACCGTTCCGCTGCCTCGCCCACAATGGCGAGATCAACACGATCCGCGGCAACAAGAACTGGATGCTCAGCCACGAGATCAAGATGGCGGCGACCGCGTTCGGCGAGCATTCGGAGGACATCAAGCCGGTGATCCCGGCGGGCGCGTCGGACACGGCGGCGCTGGATGCGGTGTTCGAGGCGATCTGTCGCTCGGGCCGCGACGCCCCCACTGCCAAGCTGATGCTGGTGCCGGAGGCGTGGCAGGCGATCGACGCGATGCCCGACAAGCATCTGGCGATGTACAAGTACCTCGCAAGCGTGATGGAGCCGTGGGACGGCCCCGCAGCACTGGCGATGACCGATGGCCGCTGGGCTGTCGCGGGCGTCGATCGCAACGCGCTGCGTCCACTGCGCTATACCCGCACGTCGGATGGCCTGCTGGTCGTGGGCTCCGAAACCGGCATGGTTCAGCTCCCCGAATCGAGCATCGTCGCCAAGGGGCGGCTGGGGCCGGGCCAGATGATCGCGGTCGATCTGGAAGAAGGCATTTTCTATGAGGACGGCGCGGTCAAGGACCGTATCGCCGGGGAATATGATTACGCGTCGATGATCGGCGAGTTCATCGGCCTCGACGACCTCGCCCCCGTTACCGATGCCGGGCCGCGCTACGATCGCGCCGAACTCACCCGCCGTCAGGTCGCCGCCGGGCAGACGCTGGAGGATATGGAGCTGATCCTCTCCCCCATGGTCGAAACCGCCAAGGAGGCGATCGGCTCGATGGGCGACGACACCCCGCTCGCGGTCATCAGCGACAAGCCGCGCCTGATCAGTCAGTTCTTCCGCCAGAATTTCAGCCAGGTGACCAACCCGCCGATCGACAGTCTGCGCGAACGCCATGTGATGTCGCTCAAGACGCGCTTCGGCAATCTCGCCAACATCCTCGACACCGGTGCGACCGCGAACCGCGTGCTGGTGCTCGAAAGCCCGATGCTGACCAATGGCGACTGGACCCGGCTGCGCGCGCATTTCGCCGACCAGGCGGCGGAAATCGACTGCACCTTCCCCGCCGGTGGCGGACCGGAGACGCTGCGCGCGGCGATCGCCGATATCCGGTTCAAGGCCGAACAGGCCGTGCGCGCGGGCTGCACCGAATTGTTTCTGACCGACGAGCATCTCGGCCCCGAACGCGTCGCCATCGCCGGGGTACTGGCGGCGGCGGCGGTCCACACGCATCTCGTGCGCAAGGGGCTGCGCAGCTATGCCAGCGTCAACATCCGCACCGCCGAATGCCTCGACACGCATTATTACGCCGTGCTGATCGGCGTGGGCGCGACGACCGTGAACGCCTATCTGGCCGAGGCGTCGATCGCCGACCGCCATTCGCGCGGCCTGTTCGGCGATCTGTCGTTCGAGCAATGCCTGAACAACCACCGCAAGGCGATCGACGAGGGGCTGCTCAAGATCATCTCGAAAATGGGGATCGCCGTGATCTCCTCCTATCGCGGCGGCTACAACTTTGAATCCGTCGGGCTCAGCCGCGCGCTGGTGAACGATTTCTTCCCCGGCATGCCGACCAAGATTTCGGGCGAGGGCTATGCCTCGCTCCACCTGAACGCCAAGCTTCGCCACGATGCCGCGTTCGACGCCTCGGTCGCCACGCTCCCGATCGGCGGCTTCTACCGCCAGCGCCACGGCGGCGAAACCCACGCCTATTCGGCGCAACTGATGCACCTGCTGCAGACCGCCGTCGGCACCGACAGCTATTCCACCTATCTGCAATTCGCGCGCGGCGTGCGCGACCTGCCGCCGGTTTACTTACGCGATCTGCTCGAATTCAACTTCCCGGATGAGGGCGTCGCGGTCGATCAGGTCGAGGCGATCACCGAAATCCGCAAGCGTTTCGTCACCCCCGGCATGTCGCTCGGCGCGCTCAGCCAGGAAGCGCATGAAACGCTCGCCATCGCCATGAACCGCATCGGTGCCAAGGCCGTGTCGGGCGAAGGCGGCGAGGATTCGCTGCGTTACAAACCCTATGCCAATGGTGACAACGCCAACTCCTCGATCAAGCAGATCGCCAGCGGACGCTTCGGCGTCACCGCCGAATATCTGGGCGCGTGCGAGGAAGTCGAGATCAAGGTCGCACAGGGCGCAAAGCCCGGCGAAGGCGGCCAGCTGCCCGGCTTCAAGGTCACCGAGTTCATCGCCAAACTGCGCCACGCCACCCCCGGCGTGATGCTGATCTCGCCGCCGCCGCACCACGACATCTATTCGATCGAGGATCTGGCGCAGCTCATCTATGACCTGAAACAGATCAACCCGCGCGCTCGCGTCTGCGTGAAACTCGTGAGTAGCGCAGGCATCGGCACTGTGGCTGCGGGCGTAGCGAAGGCGCATGCCGACGTCATCCTCGTCGCGGGCCATGTCGGCGGCACCGGCGCATCGCCGCAGACCAGCGTGAAGTACGCTGGAACCCCGTGGGAAATGGGGTTGAGCGAGGTCAACCAGACGCTCACCCTCAACGGGCTGCGTGGTCGCGTAAAGCTGCGCACCGATGGCGGGCTGAAGACCGGGCGCGACATCGTCATCGCCGCAATCCTGGGCGCGGAGGAGTTCGGCATCGGCACGCTCAGCCTCGTCGCAATGGGCTGCATCATGGTGCGTCAGTGCCACAGCAACACCTGCCCCGTCGGCGTCTGCACGCAGGACGAACGCCTGCGTCAGAAATTCACCGGCACCCCGGAAAAGGTCATCAATTTGATGACCTTCATCGCCGAGGAAGTCCGTGAAATCCTCGCCAAGCTGGGCGTCCGGTCGCTCGACGAGCTGATCGGCCGCACCGAGCTGCTGCGTCAGGTCAGCCGGGGTGCCGAGCATCTCGACGATCTCGACCTCAACCCGATCCTGGCCAAGGTCGATGCCGACGAGAACGAGCGCCGCTTTTCGCTGCCCACCTGGCGCAACGCCGTCCCCGACAGCCTCGACGCCCAGATCATCGCCGATGCAAATGCGGTGTTCGAGCGTGGAGAGAAGATGCAACTCGCCTATAACGTCCGCAACACGCACCGCGCGGTCGGCACCCGGCTGTCGGCGGAAATCACCCGCATCTTCGGCATGTCGAAGCTCGCCGACGGCCATGTCCAGGTTCGCCTGCGCGGCAGCGCCGGCCAGTCGCTTGGCGCGTTCCTGTGCAAGGGCGTGACGCTGGAAGTGTTCGGCGATTCCAACGACTATGTCGGCAAGGGGCTGTCGGGCGGCACCATCATCGTGCGGCCGCTGGTCAGTTCTCCGCTCGCATCCCAAGACAATACGATCATCGGCAACACCGTCCTGTATGGCGCGACCTCGGGCCGCCTGTTCGCGGCGGGTCAGGCGGGCGAACGCTTCGCCGTCCGCAATTCGGGTGCGCACGTGGTGGTCGAGGGCTGCGGCGCGAATGGCTGCGAATATATGACCGGCGGCGTCGCCGTGGTGCTGGGTAAGACCGGCACCAATTTCGGCGCGGGCATGACCGGCGGCATGGCGTTCATCTACGACGCCGACGGCAGCTTCGCCGCCAACGCCAACCCCGAAAACATCGTGTGGCAACGCCTATCGTCGATGCATTGGGAAGCGGTGCTCAGGAACCTCGTCAGCGATCATCATGACGCGACCGACAGCAAATGGTCCGGCGGCCTGCTGGAAGACTGGGAACGCATCCGCGGCCATTTCTGGCAGGTCGTGCCAAAGGAAATGCTGACGCGGTTACCGCAACGGCTGGACGACAGCGTGGAGCTGGAGGCGGCGGAGTGAGCCTCTGGCTACGATTGTCGCGCGCCGACATCGTGGCCATACTCATCTGCTTGGCCATAGTTGCCGGGTTCAGCTGGCTTGCTTGGATGGCGCTCCCCGCCGATCGGGCCGTCATGGCGAGCGAAGAAGCCACAGTGGTCTCGCAAGCACCTGGGCTGCAAGGCAGAAATGGCCGAAGCAAAGTTTACGCGACGGTACGACTGCGGTTGAACAACGGCACGCCGTTGACGCTTGGACGGGCGATCGAGTGCCTTCCAGCACTCAAGCCGGGAGATCGCGTCCGGTTGTCCGGCACCCGCAATAAGGCAGGCGCGATGATGTGGTATTTCAAAGGAGAAGGCTGCTCTCGTTAGAGAAATGTAACAGCGATGCCCTCGCCGCTTCCCTCCCCCGCCCCCCGCGCCTATGCGGGAGGCATGTGGCAACTCTATCAATTCCCCCTCTGCCCCTTCTCCCGCAAAGTCCGGCTCGTGCTTGGCGAGAAAGGCGTCGGTTATGAACCCGTGCGCGAATCGCCTTGGGCGCGGCGCGACGAATTTCTCGACATGAACCCCGCCGGGCAAACCCCGGTGATGGCCGATGATCGCGGTGTGGTGCTGATCGACTCCGTCGCCATCTGCGAATTTTTCGAGGAAACGGTCAGCAAGGCCGCCCTGCTCAACGGCACCGCCGCCGACCGCGCCGAAATCCGCCGTTTGGTCGCGTGGTTCGACGTCCAGTTCTTTCGTGAGATCACCGGGCCGCTGCTCCACGAACGCATGCTCAAGCGTCTCGTCCATCGCGCCACCCCGGATTCGACCGCGTTGCGCGAAGCGATGAAGGCCGCCGTCGCGCATCTCGACTATATCGATTTCCTGCTCGACCACCGCACCTGGCTGGGTGGTGCGACGATGAGCCTTGCCGACCTTGCCGCCGCCGCGCAGATCAGCGTCGCCGACTATCTCGGCGGGATCGACTGGAAGAGCCATGAGCAGGCCAAGCGCTGGTATGTCGGCATGAAGAGCCGCCCCAGCTTCCGCCCGCTGCTGGCCGAGCGGATGGAGAGCATCAACCCGCCCGCCGACTACGAGAAGCTCGACCTCTGAGCAGCAAGCACAGCGCAGTCGTCATCGGCGCGACCGGCGGCATCGGCGCGGCCTTTGCGGACGCGCTGGAGGAAGAGGAAAGCCATGCGAAAGTCTGGCGCTTCGGTCGCTCGCTATCGGGAGGCGCGCACCTCGACCTGACCGATGAAGCCAGCATCGCCGCCGCCGCGTCCCAAGTCGCCGACGGCCCGCCG includes these proteins:
- a CDS encoding complex I NDUFA9 subunit family protein, translating into MKDRLVTLIGGGGFVGRYVAQALLKAGARVRIAQRDPRSALFLKPQGGLGQTQFVAVDVRRPESLARSLAGSDAVVNLVGVFGSAMRDVNAIGAGNVAKAAAAAGATAFVQVSAIGADEESPSAYGRSKGEGERLVRAAFPAATILRPSLIFGQEDAFVNRFAALAAMLPVVPVLRGGTRIQPVWVADVAAAIVKAVSEPLTFGSKTLELGGPEVLSFTAFHRWLVSAIGADKPVVELPDVVGAGMAALGFLPGAPITKDQWLMLQQDNVASGDGFAALGIVPAPLGAVAPAWLVQYRKHGRFTGTRQAA
- a CDS encoding undecaprenyl-diphosphate phosphatase; translated protein: MGDLITAILLGIVEGITEFLPVSSTGHLILATELLGYAAEKWAVFNIAIQPGAILAIVLIYWRTFWNAFTGLFRWDPESVAFVRNLLIAFIPAVVLGLAFGDHIELLLENAVVVAWALIAGGIAILVVEKLAKTTDAGGVANVTFKTSAWIGVIQCLAMIPGVSRSGATILGAMAMGVDRKTAAEFSFFLALPTLTGATVLQLFKHRAELTADDFGLIGVGMLVSFVVAWIVVKAFLAVVTRYGFAPFAWYRIVAGTAALIWLTYR
- a CDS encoding glutathione S-transferase family protein: MWQLYQFPLCPFSRKVRLVLGEKGVGYEPVRESPWARRDEFLDMNPAGQTPVMADDRGVVLIDSVAICEFFEETVSKAALLNGTAADRAEIRRLVAWFDVQFFREITGPLLHERMLKRLVHRATPDSTALREAMKAAVAHLDYIDFLLDHRTWLGGATMSLADLAAAAQISVADYLGGIDWKSHEQAKRWYVGMKSRPSFRPLLAERMESINPPADYEKLDL
- a CDS encoding DUF2059 domain-containing protein, whose product is MIRAAIAAASLALAAPAFAQGDPAAIAAAERLVEAMGVGQQFDQMFAMMAPMMAKNAMAQLEAGQASRPFFEELVKGDYARKQRMEAILAEEYLSAMRAQTPRMKREYAREYAGVFTAAELDQLAAFFSQGTGAKFIAETAGLQTKLGQVGQRIGLEVGMVATPKALERAKSELDAETKK
- a CDS encoding NAD(P)-dependent oxidoreductase; translation: MAKEVMLQFVDRAQAFPLKRDPQLRAEDFREIAERYAPPTAEEQAGRCSQCGVPYCSVHCPLHNHIPDWLRLTAEGRLREAYELSNATSTMPEICGRICPQDRLCEGNCVIEASGHGTVTIGSVEKFITDTAWENGWVEPLVPGRARGQSVGVIGAGPAGLTAAEYLRVLGYEAHIYDRHDRPGGLLTYGIPGFKLEKDVVTRRTDRLADGGIVFHNGFEVGRDATLAELRQRHDAILIATGVYKARAIRAPGVGANGVVEALDYLIASNRKGFGDAVPAYDDGSLNAEGKHVVVIGGGDTAMDCVRTAMRQGAASVKCLYRRDRANMPGSQRETKNAEEEGVEFVWLSAPEAFEGGDTVTSVKATGMRLGAPDASGRRAPEPDPGAGFDVPADLVIKALGFDAEDLPALFAEPQLGVTRWGTIRTDARTMMSNLDGVFAAGDIVKGASLVVQAIRDGRDVSERMHNWLKAQATAPAAKAREAA
- the gltB gene encoding glutamate synthase large subunit codes for the protein MYRPEFESDACGVGMVAAIDGQPSRRVVQSAIDALKAVWHRGAVDADGKTGDGAGLHVDLPLRFFDDAVLASGHRVLPNRLAVGMIFLPRTDLGAQEACRTIVESAIIEAGYTIYGWRQVPVDVSVIGQKAQATRPEIEQIMIAGPLPEDASAAEFEKNLYLVRRRIEKRIIAAQISGFYVCSLSCRSVIYKGLFLAESLSEFYPDLKDERFVSRVAIFHQRYSTNTFPQWWLAQPFRCLAHNGEINTIRGNKNWMLSHEIKMAATAFGEHSEDIKPVIPAGASDTAALDAVFEAICRSGRDAPTAKLMLVPEAWQAIDAMPDKHLAMYKYLASVMEPWDGPAALAMTDGRWAVAGVDRNALRPLRYTRTSDGLLVVGSETGMVQLPESSIVAKGRLGPGQMIAVDLEEGIFYEDGAVKDRIAGEYDYASMIGEFIGLDDLAPVTDAGPRYDRAELTRRQVAAGQTLEDMELILSPMVETAKEAIGSMGDDTPLAVISDKPRLISQFFRQNFSQVTNPPIDSLRERHVMSLKTRFGNLANILDTGATANRVLVLESPMLTNGDWTRLRAHFADQAAEIDCTFPAGGGPETLRAAIADIRFKAEQAVRAGCTELFLTDEHLGPERVAIAGVLAAAAVHTHLVRKGLRSYASVNIRTAECLDTHYYAVLIGVGATTVNAYLAEASIADRHSRGLFGDLSFEQCLNNHRKAIDEGLLKIISKMGIAVISSYRGGYNFESVGLSRALVNDFFPGMPTKISGEGYASLHLNAKLRHDAAFDASVATLPIGGFYRQRHGGETHAYSAQLMHLLQTAVGTDSYSTYLQFARGVRDLPPVYLRDLLEFNFPDEGVAVDQVEAITEIRKRFVTPGMSLGALSQEAHETLAIAMNRIGAKAVSGEGGEDSLRYKPYANGDNANSSIKQIASGRFGVTAEYLGACEEVEIKVAQGAKPGEGGQLPGFKVTEFIAKLRHATPGVMLISPPPHHDIYSIEDLAQLIYDLKQINPRARVCVKLVSSAGIGTVAAGVAKAHADVILVAGHVGGTGASPQTSVKYAGTPWEMGLSEVNQTLTLNGLRGRVKLRTDGGLKTGRDIVIAAILGAEEFGIGTLSLVAMGCIMVRQCHSNTCPVGVCTQDERLRQKFTGTPEKVINLMTFIAEEVREILAKLGVRSLDELIGRTELLRQVSRGAEHLDDLDLNPILAKVDADENERRFSLPTWRNAVPDSLDAQIIADANAVFERGEKMQLAYNVRNTHRAVGTRLSAEITRIFGMSKLADGHVQVRLRGSAGQSLGAFLCKGVTLEVFGDSNDYVGKGLSGGTIIVRPLVSSPLASQDNTIIGNTVLYGATSGRLFAAGQAGERFAVRNSGAHVVVEGCGANGCEYMTGGVAVVLGKTGTNFGAGMTGGMAFIYDADGSFAANANPENIVWQRLSSMHWEAVLRNLVSDHHDATDSKWSGGLLEDWERIRGHFWQVVPKEMLTRLPQRLDDSVELEAAE